In Eupeodes corollae chromosome 3, idEupCoro1.1, whole genome shotgun sequence, a single genomic region encodes these proteins:
- the LOC129950127 gene encoding transcription termination factor 4, mitochondrial, producing the protein MFTKFLKFRTSSCLSRLSKDYATKPVQTSTDTSLDQVHIDEAVKIAPILQSASVDLWKQSHEIFINHGLKTTNFLRIVTANPSILSRQPKKIIDSLENWRSCQFGETLSHLLLTKYPSLLDISDGRKLLKHVTYLRSFLGTNKNVWKLLMNSPDLIKQSEETIKKKIDYINLVMRIEIPEIVKSEALSRSLFDIQCRHVFLDRLGLFKPRPPKADPDEPTKNPRLYQITDTSDKKFATKIAHVTLAEFEAFEDLYKRELRRKDIELDEDEDSDDDDDDKYYEDDYPSK; encoded by the exons atgtttacaaagtttttaaaattccgtACCTCTAGCTGTTTAAGTCGATTATCAAAAGACTAT GcgacaaaacccgtacaaacttCTACCGACACATCTCTGGATCAAGTTCATATCGATGAAGCTGTTAAAATAGCTCCAATCCTACAATCTGCTTCAGTTGATTTGTGGAAACAATCTCATGAAATCTTTATAAATCATGGACTAAAGACAACCAACTTCCTTCGGATTGTCACTGCCAATCCGTCCATACTCTCAAGACAGCCAAAGAAAATCATAGATAGTCTAGAGAATTGGCGTAGTTGCCAATTTGGTGAGACACTTTCCCATTTGCTCCTTACAAAATATCCATCGCTCTTAGACATCTCCGATGGAAGGAAACTCCTAAAGCACGTAACATATCTCAGAAGTTTTCTGGGAACCAATAAGAACGTATGGAAGCTTCTTATGAATTCTCCAGATCTGATAAAACAATCCGAAGAGactattaaaaagaaaattgattacATAAATCTGGTGATGAGAATAGAGATACCAGAAATTGTGAAATCCGAGGCTCTGTCAAGATCACTATTCGATATTCAATGTAGACACGTTTTTCTTGATCGTTTGGGTCTCTTTAAGCCACGACCTCCCAAAGCCGATCCAGATGAGCCAACAAAAAATCCTCGGTTGTATCAAATCACTGATACGTCCGATAAGAAATTCGCTACAAAAATTGCCCACGTTACGTTAGCAGAGTTTGAAGCATTTGAAGATCTTTATAAGAGGGAATTGAGGAGAAAAGACATAGAGCTCGATGAAGATGAGGATTcggatgacgatgatgatgataaatatTATGAAGATGATTATccgtcaaaataa
- the LOC129951613 gene encoding uncharacterized protein LOC129951613, with product MFSILIRDTARSLRNSLFKNNLPNGLIAFDYSSFTTKDFVYDNFDDTGTLLVRFMKYLAMENSKFQPLIPTTIRYPDFFPVTDARSFQTELRKTDVKQIPHLIIFAFTYKCNGDPQKFVGVINEIDWYCEKNLDKMDHDTILQTLYALMYLLPGKMTKTNFYNKCLDKLVSTFDKDCPAEKFVKVCFYLGLAKKNQNSTALLKKFLNTYLPQYLPELTALDLSIVGNSAYKASIPINNKAFMDKITNEILELKSSAIDDSLLVTLIKVLRFNQVKSKDICEKLDAVCSEKQLKSFEVMGLTHIFAYFVEFQWNNKKTCSKFINETLSRIRSSSQYIRPKDMTAFLWSCAQLQQGDLLKPNDLRNIDHRVLRMVERDEFKYFPDQLINTALSLWMLGHRSRGLIAEVTSLRMNPNSNNPDRSKLDTRHKVLLSAVAIEQPDWLMRGKKEAFAESAPAPDYLVNNRVGLKKAFDKLKAEGVDAQLVLPIAGINVAGILVKQGGDQKCYLEVLEDDQILRFDQVPAAIVQLKIRLLKHLGYNVVTVRACDVDNLESIQSLLSGAEEPTKQNVAA from the exons atgttttcaattttaattcgtGACACTGCCAGATCTCTGCGCAATTCGCTCTTTAAGAACAACTTGCCGAACGGCCTCATAGCCTTCGACTACTCGAGTTTTACAACTAAGGATTTTGTTTATGATAACTTCGATGATACCGGTACTCTGTTGGTGCGTTTCATGAAGTACCTGGCAATGGAGAACTCAAAGTTCCAGCCACTCATACCGACAACTATCCGATATCCCGATTTCTTCCCAGTCACCGATGCACGTAGTTTCCAAACGGAGTTAAGGAAGACCGATGTAAAGCAGATTCCTCATCTGATCATATTCGCCTTCACTTACAAGTGCAATGGTGATCCTCAGAAATTCGTCGGAGTCATCAATGAGATCGATTGGTATTGTGAGAAGAATTTGGATAAAATGGATCATGATACCATTCTGCAGACTTTGTACGCCCTCATGTACCTGCTGCCCGGCAAAATGACCAAGACAAATTTCTACAACAAATGTCTTGACAAATTGGTAAGCACATTCGATAAGGACTGTCCGGCAGAGAAATTTGTCAAAGTTTGTTTCTATCTGGGATTGGCTAAGAAGAACCAGAACTCCACCGCTTTACTAAAGAAATTCCTCAATACCTACTTACCCCAGTACCTGCCCGAACTAACAGCCCTTGATCTGTCGATTGTGGGCAATTCAGCCTACAAAGCTAGTATACCAATTAACAATAAGGCTTTCATGGATAAAATCACGAACGAAATTTTGGAATTAAAATCATCTGCAATCGATGATTCACTCTTGGTCACTCTGATAAAGGTTCTTCGGTTCAATCAAGTGAAATCTAAGGACATATGTGAGAAGCTCGATGCTGTTTGCAGTGAGAAACAGCTTAAGAGCTTTGAAGTTATGGGTCTTACCCATATCTTTGCGTACTTCGTAGAATTTCAGTGGAACAACAAGAAGACATGCTCTAAGTTCATCAATGAGACTCTGTCCAGAATTCGTTCATCGTCACAGTATATAAGACCCAAAGACATGACGGCATTCCTTTGGTCCTGCGCTCAGCTTCAACAAGGAGATCTTCTTAAGCCAAATGATCTGCGTAACATCGACCACAGAGTTCTGCGGATGGTTGAACGTGACGAGTTCAAATACTTCCCAGATCAGCTCATCAACACTGCTCTGTCTCTCTGGATGCTGGGTCATCGGTCTCGAGGGTTGATTGCTGAGGTCACCAGCCTAAGGATGAATCCTAATTCAAATAATCCTGATCGTTCAAAGCTTGACACTCGTCACAAAGTTCTCCTGAGCGCTGTTGCAATTGAACAACCCGATTGGTTGATGAGGGGTAAGAAAGAAGCATTCGCTGAGTCAGCGCCAGCTCCAGACTATTTGGTTAACAATAGAGTCGGTTTGAAGAAGGCGTTCGATAAATTAAAAGCAGAGGGTGTAGATGCACAGTTGGTGTTGCCAATCGCAGGTATTAATGTGGCTGGGATCTTAGTGAAACAAGGAGGCGATCAAAAATGCTATTTGGAAGTTTTGGAAGATGATCAGATTCTTAGATTTGATCAAGTCCCTGCGGCGATTGTTCAGTTGAAAATAAGGCTTCTCAAGCACCTAGGATACAATGTTGTAACG GTTCGTGCTTGTGATGTCGATAATTTGGAAAGTATACAATCTTTACTAAGTGGTGCTGAAGAAcccacaaaacaaaatgtagcTGCATAG